The following proteins come from a genomic window of Eriocheir sinensis breed Jianghai 21 unplaced genomic scaffold, ASM2467909v1 Scaffold471, whole genome shotgun sequence:
- the LOC126992476 gene encoding DNA oxidative demethylase ALKBH2-like produces the protein MMEHQPPLFKEKSAKKKKLSCTASVPREEEEQNVEPKLPSSPGPTLNPVLSKAQISDLKWKKIKKENLDLDYVVLLPRLTATALLQALEEQVEYFTGDLARVRVFGKWHNLPRKQATYGDPGLTYTYSGIQTPARPWPQPLRRIRDLLTEVTGYDYNFVLINRYKDGSDKMGEHKDDEKELDPKVPIASLSLGQQRDFYFRHQDSRPPKKINIEKVQMQLQHGSLLLMNPPTNQYWYHALPPRKASPGVRINLTFRKVVAKHSPKK, from the exons ATGATGGAACATCAGCCTCCTCTTTTCAAAGAAAAATCTGCTAAGAAAAAGAAACTATCATGTACAGCATCTGTcccaagagaggaagaggaacaaaatgtGGAACCTAAACTACCATCCAGTCCAGGTCCCACCCTCAACCCAGTACTTTCAAAGGCACAGATCTCTGacttgaaatggaaaaaaatcaagaaagagaATCTTGACCTGGACTATGTTGTGCTGCTTCCCAGGCTAACAGCCACTGCTTTGCTGCAAGCACTGGAGGAGCAAGTGGAATACTTTACTGGAGACCTGGCCAGAGTGAGAGTCTTTGGCAAGTGGCATAACCTACCCAGGAAACAG gcaaCTTATGGTGATCCTGGGCTGACCTACACATACAGCGGCATCCAGACCCCGGCCCGTCCCTGGCCCCAGCCATTGCGTCGCATCCGTGATCTGCTCACAGAAGTCACTGGATACGATTACAACTTTGTGCTTATCAACAG ATATAAAGATGGCAGTGACAAAATGGGGGAACacaaagatgatgaaaaggaattGGATCCTAAAGTTCCCATCGCCTCTCTTAGTCTTGGGCAACAAAGGGACTTCTACTTTCGTCACCAAGACTCAAGACCacccaaaaaaataaacattgaaaAAG TACAAATGCAGCTTCAGCATGGAAGTCTTCTGCTCATGAATCCTCCCACCAACCAATACTGGTACCACGCTCTGCCCCCACGCAAGGCTTCACCAGGAGTCAGAATCAATCTCACCTTCAGAAAGGTTGTGGCCAAACACTCCCCCAAAAAATAA